The proteins below are encoded in one region of Reichenbachiella sp. 5M10:
- a CDS encoding fibronectin type III domain-containing protein — translation MKNLNLTCLVILCMVLYSYNVAWTQTVPFPTNPDPTKIEPWGYDDDGTNWDTSPYLPFIHDYVTFRLMPPNGVTYDGATETWAFEEGEKYPIIMFFHGRGEAGNGNNLQLKHGGKIHKEAVQSGKFPGFLMFPQNADAATMKKLFDRLIEEGLPIDKSRVYVHGLSGGANYTWKMLLDYPELVAAAFPMSGAVDEDYTDVIYTPIRLVQGGLDKNPVPSFTNGEVTEIQNLGGHIEYFYLENSGHGTWNNMYNRNDFFPWFLEQSIQKIFVRYDYKDVCPEDEVDVSLGVSPGNAAYEWTKNGVVIEGESGHELHVTEYGDYSVRVLIDDEWTSWAETVTVEERQPTQTPPISQTVMSSTVLPDPNGSTTVQLTLPEGYETYEWYRGEILVGTNQVLDATPGVYRALVQELYGCSSQFSEPYEVLGSTGVDIPEVPSNLAVSTASKTELIINWNDNSNNESGFELYRRGTINEPYALIAVLGEGAVSYTDEELLPGTDYIYSLRAINVNGASPLTPEISGLTDRDQVNPSAPSNLRISATTNFSVSLEWEESTDDVGIKKYDVYQDGVKVLSTTNTDMTIYNLTEGVSYKFNVVAVDVSNNVSAFSNRVIAVPVFAGLNYKYFEGSWGSALPDFDALTPIKTGVTENVDISTAEQGDNFAFYWEGYIKIPVAGEYTFETYSDDGSRLYIGEYGYNVTPLVDNDGLHGSRYREGTYDFPAAGAYPIVITYFEKTGGNTMRVYWKNTAHGIGNSRQLVPSSAFADEVNLPNELVESPSEVVATAVSTEEILLTWNDNSDNEISFQVFRAQGEASVYSSIAVLPAGTTEYTDSGLAPGTTYFYKAVALGEYSQSEMLEETFEGVVLQLELDNNLDDDSGQNGSSTLVKTPLFDEDQRVQGSHSLYFHGSADYVNLDNSNRFIHEEFSERSVAFWVYANVTSGIQDLFDEGGSTNGIGIRINNGTVELAVRDDQNMMIVSGAIQSNKWVHIVGVFEQGYLGLYLDGVLVAEELNVGYTEVSAHSDAGGLGATNGSNAFDESNNNFNGWIDDLFVFDQAITSVEVARLIQRSVDTSKATTFELPKPTDPPVDVEAAALSNRSVELTWSSTGASAYLVYRSEGNDQNFTLAAVRQGGLLNYRDSTLTPRMEYFYVVRSFSEFGYSVNSDTVSVSTLNTTPALETKIPDYSLFFSENISLLLTAQDDDNDIVSFEGVNFPSFVDLSDNGDNTALLSITPQAVDEGVYEQIAVVVNDGFEDSMVYFDVSVISNHDPVIVPLETYNMLGGESLSVEVAATDQNGENLSWSFSNLPSFASYEVSESGESVNLTFNPSLSDDGGQHVITIHVEDDNPIRTGVDEIELVLQVVAYDPQHKLYVNFGDQSEAPEPWNNMMIGWPGSGTALSGLINDQGFPMDVSITLESGWNGVGVAGGMPTGIYEDPVRMSYFWTDNSPEYIRVSGLDQSSTYNFEFFGSRNKSGDRTTIFGVGGQTSSLQAAFNTNDVARIEGVIPDENGELVISVENISGSSGYSVAYLNSMVIEAISQEGLAPLAPTGLQLSSSPEVELEWIDNSYNETAFEIYRSSVDENNYELIDTTPNNTYVDNATGQVDQFYKVRAVNQFGYSSFSASVHYTYTNRAPVFGEVSDIIVNPNVLAELVYEVTDPEANPMFIEVIGLPDFAEFTQIDANHGRVDILASIYDLGAYEFELHASDDQGNSSIVTVQLAVTDVAYEVALVNLSEVNIVAPSPWNNLIGTPEAGLSISNINDTEGQNTGMALTLIDGWAGGNSNGVITGDDSGVYPDVVMNTYLADNSTLNKEMVLSGLDESKTYELVFFGSRAAVSDARVSIYTVNGVSVNLNVSNNSSETATISAIKPNEDGEIRFTVNKLSGAPFKYINALEIRYYEEPEYPDAPSGLVANAKSKQAIDLSWNDNSGNEDGFEIYTSDDANGPWELLAIVGANVTSYEDSDLTPNTVYYYQVRAFNEVSPSLYSEVVGESTYSYVVLLNIGDESAIAAAPWNNTAQDPFVGNVTANLKNDQGNNTGISMEIIENVHNTKFDAAGNLGAITGDDSGVFPDVVTQSYYWWVQGDYVSLKFSSLPLNQQFDFEFFGSRAGPERGSTFIIDGESVSLNVSYNTSETVTIRNVVSDELGDVYVDMTSMAGLGNAYINAIVIRASSAFGDNAQYAARTVGDSSVDQETESQELQSYPNPFDNSLTISGMPSDEELSIAIFDQMGKTVYRDRLQTIGQKINVNTAALRSGLYFVQVQTESSKVVVFKMAKR, via the coding sequence ATGAAGAACCTTAACCTAACCTGTCTTGTCATACTGTGTATGGTGCTATATTCGTATAATGTAGCTTGGACACAAACTGTTCCGTTTCCAACGAACCCAGATCCAACTAAAATAGAGCCGTGGGGCTATGATGATGATGGCACCAACTGGGATACATCACCTTATCTTCCATTTATTCACGATTATGTGACCTTTAGATTGATGCCTCCAAATGGTGTGACCTATGATGGAGCCACTGAGACATGGGCGTTTGAGGAAGGAGAAAAGTATCCTATTATTATGTTCTTTCATGGGCGTGGCGAAGCAGGAAATGGGAATAACCTGCAATTGAAGCATGGAGGGAAAATCCATAAAGAGGCCGTACAAAGTGGTAAGTTTCCAGGCTTTCTTATGTTTCCACAGAATGCTGATGCGGCTACCATGAAGAAATTGTTTGATCGACTCATTGAGGAAGGTTTACCTATCGATAAGAGCAGAGTGTATGTACATGGATTATCAGGTGGAGCCAATTACACTTGGAAGATGCTGTTGGATTACCCTGAGTTGGTTGCAGCTGCATTTCCTATGTCTGGTGCCGTGGACGAAGATTATACGGACGTCATTTATACGCCTATTCGATTGGTGCAGGGAGGTTTGGATAAGAATCCGGTTCCAAGTTTTACCAACGGTGAAGTAACAGAGATACAAAACTTAGGGGGGCATATTGAATACTTTTATTTAGAGAATTCGGGGCATGGTACATGGAACAATATGTACAATAGAAATGACTTTTTTCCTTGGTTTTTGGAACAAAGCATTCAGAAGATTTTTGTTAGATATGACTACAAGGATGTCTGTCCTGAGGACGAGGTAGATGTTAGCTTGGGGGTCAGTCCAGGCAATGCTGCCTATGAGTGGACAAAAAATGGAGTAGTGATCGAAGGGGAATCTGGTCATGAATTGCATGTCACTGAGTATGGTGATTACTCAGTACGAGTACTGATAGATGATGAATGGACGAGTTGGGCTGAGACGGTGACTGTGGAAGAACGACAGCCGACACAAACACCGCCAATTTCTCAGACAGTGATGAGTAGTACTGTACTTCCTGATCCAAATGGGAGTACTACTGTGCAGCTCACCTTGCCAGAAGGGTATGAGACATATGAATGGTACAGAGGTGAGATATTGGTAGGTACCAATCAAGTACTTGATGCGACTCCTGGTGTGTACCGAGCACTTGTGCAGGAGTTGTATGGTTGTTCGAGTCAGTTTTCTGAGCCCTATGAGGTTTTAGGGAGTACAGGTGTGGATATTCCTGAAGTACCCTCAAACCTTGCAGTGAGTACAGCTTCCAAAACGGAATTGATTATAAACTGGAATGATAATTCAAACAATGAATCGGGTTTTGAATTGTATAGAAGAGGTACAATAAATGAACCTTATGCCTTGATTGCTGTTTTGGGAGAAGGAGCAGTTAGTTATACCGACGAGGAACTTCTACCTGGGACAGATTATATCTATTCTTTGAGAGCAATTAATGTCAATGGCGCTTCGCCTTTGACGCCTGAAATTTCTGGTTTGACAGATAGAGATCAGGTAAACCCATCGGCCCCTTCTAATTTGAGAATTTCAGCTACGACGAATTTTAGTGTGAGTTTGGAATGGGAAGAATCTACAGATGATGTGGGAATCAAAAAATATGATGTATACCAAGATGGAGTAAAAGTACTCTCCACGACCAATACTGATATGACCATATACAACTTGACCGAGGGAGTCAGTTATAAGTTCAATGTGGTAGCGGTAGATGTATCCAACAATGTTTCGGCCTTTAGCAATCGGGTGATAGCCGTTCCAGTGTTTGCCGGGCTTAATTACAAATATTTTGAAGGGTCATGGGGCAGTGCCTTGCCTGATTTTGATGCTTTGACTCCTATTAAAACTGGAGTTACTGAGAACGTTGATATTTCAACGGCAGAGCAAGGAGATAATTTTGCCTTTTATTGGGAGGGATATATCAAAATACCTGTTGCTGGGGAATATACATTTGAGACCTATTCGGATGATGGGAGCAGGTTGTACATAGGAGAGTATGGGTATAATGTTACGCCTTTGGTTGACAATGACGGCTTGCACGGGAGTAGGTATAGAGAAGGGACTTATGATTTTCCTGCTGCGGGAGCTTACCCAATTGTCATTACTTATTTTGAGAAGACGGGAGGGAATACCATGCGGGTGTACTGGAAAAATACTGCCCACGGGATTGGAAACTCAAGGCAGCTTGTGCCAAGTAGTGCATTTGCTGATGAAGTAAACCTGCCTAATGAGCTTGTAGAGTCCCCTTCTGAAGTAGTAGCAACTGCTGTTTCTACTGAAGAGATACTGTTGACATGGAACGATAACAGTGATAATGAAATTTCATTTCAGGTGTTTAGAGCCCAAGGGGAGGCGAGTGTGTATTCTTCCATTGCTGTATTGCCGGCAGGGACAACAGAGTATACAGATTCGGGATTAGCGCCAGGTACAACTTATTTTTATAAAGCAGTCGCGCTAGGAGAATATAGTCAATCAGAGATGTTGGAAGAGACATTTGAAGGTGTGGTGTTGCAACTGGAGTTAGATAATAATTTGGACGATGATTCAGGACAAAATGGTTCTTCCACTTTAGTCAAAACACCTTTGTTTGATGAAGACCAAAGAGTTCAAGGCTCACATTCTCTCTATTTTCATGGTAGTGCAGACTATGTAAACTTAGACAATAGCAATCGCTTCATACATGAGGAGTTTTCTGAGCGATCAGTTGCATTTTGGGTGTATGCCAATGTTACAAGCGGTATTCAAGATTTGTTTGACGAGGGAGGGAGTACCAATGGAATTGGTATACGAATAAACAATGGTACGGTGGAGCTGGCAGTACGAGATGATCAAAACATGATGATTGTATCAGGGGCCATTCAATCCAATAAGTGGGTTCATATTGTTGGAGTTTTTGAACAAGGATATTTGGGACTATATCTGGACGGTGTTTTGGTAGCCGAGGAATTGAATGTCGGGTATACCGAAGTAAGTGCTCACAGTGATGCGGGAGGGTTAGGTGCTACCAATGGAAGCAATGCCTTTGATGAATCAAACAATAATTTCAATGGTTGGATAGATGATTTGTTTGTATTCGATCAAGCCATCACTTCAGTAGAAGTAGCTCGTCTGATTCAGCGTTCAGTGGATACCTCCAAGGCGACCACCTTTGAATTGCCAAAGCCTACAGATCCTCCAGTTGATGTGGAGGCAGCGGCCTTAAGTAATCGCTCGGTAGAGTTGACATGGAGTAGTACGGGTGCTTCCGCATATCTTGTCTATCGATCTGAAGGCAATGATCAAAATTTCACATTAGCTGCCGTACGACAAGGAGGGCTGTTGAACTATAGGGATTCGACATTGACTCCTCGGATGGAGTATTTTTATGTAGTCAGGTCATTTAGTGAATTTGGATACTCTGTCAATTCGGATACAGTATCGGTGAGTACATTGAACACTACGCCAGCCCTAGAGACTAAGATTCCAGACTATAGTTTGTTTTTCTCAGAGAATATCTCGTTGTTGTTGACAGCTCAAGATGATGACAATGACATAGTTTCATTTGAAGGGGTGAATTTTCCGAGTTTTGTCGATCTATCTGATAATGGAGACAATACTGCACTATTGAGTATCACGCCACAGGCAGTTGATGAAGGAGTGTATGAGCAAATTGCAGTGGTCGTCAATGATGGTTTTGAGGATAGTATGGTGTACTTTGATGTCAGCGTGATTAGTAATCATGACCCGGTCATCGTTCCGTTAGAAACGTACAATATGCTAGGAGGGGAATCTCTGAGTGTGGAAGTTGCTGCTACAGATCAAAATGGAGAAAACCTGAGTTGGTCTTTTTCAAATCTACCTTCATTTGCTTCTTATGAAGTCAGTGAATCAGGAGAAAGTGTAAACTTGACTTTCAACCCAAGTTTGTCTGATGATGGTGGACAGCATGTGATCACGATACATGTCGAAGATGACAATCCGATTAGAACAGGGGTCGATGAAATAGAGCTTGTACTGCAGGTAGTGGCGTATGACCCTCAGCATAAACTGTACGTCAACTTTGGAGACCAATCCGAAGCTCCAGAACCATGGAATAATATGATGATAGGTTGGCCAGGGTCAGGTACAGCACTTTCGGGTTTGATAAATGATCAGGGGTTCCCTATGGATGTATCGATCACTTTGGAGTCGGGATGGAACGGAGTGGGGGTTGCAGGTGGGATGCCTACAGGTATCTATGAGGACCCAGTACGAATGTCGTATTTCTGGACGGATAATTCCCCTGAGTATATCAGAGTCTCAGGACTTGATCAATCCTCTACCTATAATTTTGAGTTTTTTGGAAGTAGAAACAAGTCTGGAGATAGGACGACTATATTTGGTGTGGGAGGACAAACGAGTTCTTTACAAGCGGCTTTTAACACGAATGATGTAGCAAGAATTGAAGGAGTGATTCCTGATGAAAATGGAGAATTAGTAATCTCTGTTGAAAATATCTCTGGTAGTTCAGGGTATAGTGTCGCTTACTTGAACTCAATGGTAATAGAAGCGATTTCGCAAGAAGGGTTAGCTCCATTAGCTCCTACAGGCCTTCAGCTTTCAAGCAGCCCTGAAGTTGAATTGGAGTGGATAGATAATTCCTACAATGAGACGGCTTTTGAGATATATCGATCATCAGTTGATGAAAACAACTATGAGCTCATCGACACGACCCCCAATAATACTTATGTAGACAATGCGACTGGACAAGTGGATCAGTTCTACAAGGTGCGAGCAGTCAATCAGTTTGGTTATTCAAGTTTTTCAGCATCAGTTCATTATACGTATACCAATAGAGCTCCTGTATTTGGGGAGGTGTCAGATATCATCGTGAATCCCAATGTATTAGCAGAGTTGGTTTACGAGGTGACTGATCCAGAGGCTAACCCGATGTTTATCGAGGTAATAGGCTTACCAGATTTTGCAGAGTTTACGCAGATAGATGCCAATCATGGACGTGTTGATATTTTGGCGAGTATATATGACCTAGGGGCCTATGAGTTTGAGCTACATGCTTCTGATGACCAAGGGAATAGCTCGATAGTGACTGTACAGCTGGCAGTGACAGATGTAGCATATGAGGTCGCATTGGTCAATTTGTCGGAGGTCAATATAGTGGCACCATCGCCATGGAATAATTTGATTGGGACGCCTGAAGCGGGCTTGTCAATCAGTAACATCAACGATACCGAAGGTCAAAATACTGGTATGGCTTTGACTCTAATAGATGGTTGGGCAGGTGGCAATAGCAATGGAGTGATTACTGGAGATGATTCTGGTGTTTATCCTGATGTAGTCATGAATACCTACTTGGCTGACAACTCTACCTTAAATAAAGAAATGGTTTTATCAGGTCTAGATGAATCCAAGACGTATGAGCTGGTGTTCTTTGGTAGTAGAGCAGCGGTATCTGATGCTAGGGTCTCTATTTACACGGTCAATGGAGTTTCGGTCAATTTGAATGTGTCCAATAACTCTTCAGAGACTGCCACTATCAGTGCAATTAAGCCGAATGAAGATGGTGAGATTCGTTTCACTGTCAACAAATTGTCTGGAGCACCATTTAAGTATATCAATGCGCTAGAGATTCGCTACTATGAGGAACCAGAATATCCAGATGCTCCATCTGGCTTAGTTGCAAATGCAAAATCAAAACAAGCCATTGACTTAAGCTGGAACGACAATAGCGGAAATGAAGATGGGTTTGAGATCTATACTTCCGATGATGCTAATGGGCCTTGGGAATTACTAGCGATTGTAGGAGCAAATGTGACAAGCTATGAGGATAGTGACTTGACTCCTAATACGGTTTATTATTACCAAGTGAGGGCATTCAATGAAGTGAGTCCATCGCTGTATAGTGAGGTAGTCGGAGAGTCAACGTATTCATATGTAGTACTCTTGAACATAGGTGATGAAAGTGCTATCGCAGCTGCACCATGGAACAATACCGCACAAGATCCTTTTGTAGGAAATGTGACTGCTAACCTGAAAAATGATCAAGGTAACAATACGGGGATTAGCATGGAGATCATCGAAAATGTGCATAACACCAAATTTGATGCTGCGGGGAATTTGGGAGCAATCACAGGCGATGATTCGGGCGTATTTCCCGATGTGGTGACACAGTCCTACTACTGGTGGGTGCAAGGGGACTATGTTTCTTTGAAGTTCAGTAGTCTTCCATTGAATCAGCAGTTTGATTTTGAATTTTTTGGTAGTAGAGCTGGGCCAGAAAGAGGATCTACGTTTATTATCGATGGAGAATCTGTATCATTGAATGTCTCCTACAATACTTCTGAGACGGTGACTATTCGAAATGTAGTATCAGACGAGCTAGGAGATGTATATGTAGATATGACCTCTATGGCAGGATTGGGTAATGCTTACATCAACGCAATAGTTATCCGGGCGTCTAGTGCTTTTGGTGACAATGCTCAGTATGCTGCTAGGACAGTGGGTGATTCGAGCGTGGATCAAGAAACTGAAAGTCAAGAATTGCAATCATACCCTAATCCATTTGATAATAGTTTGACCATCAGTGGAATGCCTTCTGATGAGGAATTGAGTATTGCGATATTCGACCAGATGGGTAAAACGGTTTATCGTGATAGATTGCAGACAATAGGTCAGAAAATCAACGTAAATACTGCTGCCTTGAGATCAGGACTCTATTTTGTTCAAGTCCAAACTGAATCCAGTAAAGTGGTAGTATTCAAAATGGCAAAACGATAA
- a CDS encoding HTTM domain-containing protein, whose product MFKSISKPIIPCLRIFLTLVSLKEVLVVGHKMRGYFSSEYLFYHEGLVTDFVYDFLYTYHEVLIWGAVLFGVLASVGLLARYSLAVYVLLYSVLFYFDNSLGIYNHEAGLTIQILFVLIFAPGVQNWSLDRWIKYGYRATKSIVSYSDWGLKLVLLLVMVGYFTAGVSKIRYGGVEWLDGKTLQYYLSGRASFVNSPAQKFIPVSEDLDWKGSDGIVAYTYGNFQTRPQFIEFGKWVASNDVMMIFLSIATLIFELGSIFMLFWLPYRTLYLLSAVLFHFSIRVFMGLGFLDYQVICLALVDWKYVSTKLSLFFIWMKSKTT is encoded by the coding sequence ATGTTTAAATCAATATCTAAGCCAATCATTCCATGTCTTCGGATATTTTTGACTTTGGTGAGCCTAAAGGAAGTGCTTGTCGTGGGGCATAAAATGAGAGGGTACTTTTCTTCAGAGTACCTGTTTTATCATGAAGGCCTAGTGACAGATTTTGTATACGATTTTTTGTATACCTACCACGAAGTATTAATATGGGGTGCAGTACTGTTTGGTGTACTTGCATCAGTCGGTTTGTTGGCACGGTACAGCTTGGCTGTATATGTTCTCTTGTATTCCGTTCTATTTTATTTTGATAATAGCCTCGGGATATACAATCACGAGGCTGGGTTGACTATTCAAATTTTGTTCGTTTTGATTTTTGCACCCGGAGTTCAAAACTGGTCTTTGGATCGATGGATCAAATATGGTTATCGTGCAACCAAAAGTATCGTTTCGTATAGTGATTGGGGGTTGAAACTCGTATTGCTGCTAGTCATGGTAGGGTATTTTACGGCAGGGGTTTCCAAGATCAGGTATGGGGGAGTAGAATGGTTAGATGGTAAAACTCTACAATATTATTTATCGGGTAGAGCTTCATTTGTGAATAGTCCAGCACAAAAGTTTATTCCAGTTTCGGAGGATTTGGATTGGAAGGGTAGTGATGGTATAGTCGCGTATACGTATGGTAACTTTCAGACAAGACCACAGTTTATTGAATTTGGAAAATGGGTCGCCTCCAATGATGTGATGATGATATTCCTTTCTATCGCTACATTGATATTTGAGTTAGGTTCCATATTCATGCTTTTTTGGTTGCCTTACCGAACCCTATATTTATTATCTGCCGTACTCTTCCATTTTTCCATTCGGGTGTTCATGGGCTTAGGGTTTTTAGACTATCAGGTTATATGCCTGGCGCTTGTCGATTGGAAGTATGTCTCTACCAAACTATCACTATTTTTTATATGGATGAAAAGCAAAACTACTTAG
- a CDS encoding acyltransferase codes for MDEKQNYLAELHSFRGLAILLIVASHILYADLESSSYGVLRIVFLNSTIFFAFISGYLFQHLLGRYEYAKYLTKKAKFVILPYLLVSIPAIGIRWAGGPSYMALYHWPTIGDSPFALQVVYYLGTGAHLLPLWYIPMIALYFLGAPLFKFIDERRGYGILPLLFILSFCLPRDPYNINEIFVMAGHFLSVYVLGMFYSRYRAVVDVYVFKHIYSLIAVFVLFTGLSYMDWQYASQVVFVQKILCIPVLIFLLRNIRSRWIHRPLQYLADTSFGIYFIHFYVVLGVRYLSLYYLHTEYPSTIWMWCVSFIGVMVISFLIVCIVQLVFRKYSRWLIGS; via the coding sequence ATGGATGAAAAGCAAAACTACTTAGCAGAGCTGCATAGTTTTCGCGGACTTGCGATACTATTGATAGTTGCAAGCCATATTTTGTATGCAGATTTAGAATCGTCATCGTATGGGGTGTTGCGTATTGTTTTTTTAAACTCTACTATTTTTTTTGCTTTCATTTCGGGGTATTTGTTTCAGCATCTACTGGGACGATACGAATACGCTAAGTATCTGACAAAGAAGGCCAAATTCGTAATTCTACCTTATTTGCTAGTTTCCATCCCTGCCATAGGTATTCGTTGGGCTGGTGGACCATCTTATATGGCTCTGTATCATTGGCCTACGATAGGGGACTCGCCGTTTGCACTTCAGGTTGTCTACTATTTGGGGACGGGAGCTCATTTATTGCCCTTGTGGTATATACCGATGATTGCTTTGTATTTTTTGGGTGCACCGTTGTTCAAATTTATAGATGAAAGAAGAGGGTATGGAATACTCCCTCTTCTTTTTATACTATCCTTTTGTCTACCTAGAGACCCTTATAACATCAATGAAATATTTGTCATGGCAGGACACTTCTTATCAGTGTATGTTCTAGGGATGTTTTATAGTAGGTATAGAGCAGTAGTTGATGTCTATGTGTTCAAACATATTTATTCTCTAATAGCAGTTTTTGTGCTGTTTACGGGGTTGTCTTATATGGATTGGCAGTATGCTAGTCAAGTTGTGTTTGTACAGAAGATCCTCTGTATTCCTGTATTGATCTTTCTCCTTCGAAATATTAGGAGTCGATGGATCCATCGACCGTTGCAGTACTTGGCTGATACTAGTTTTGGGATCTATTTTATCCATTTTTACGTGGTACTGGGAGTCAGATACTTGTCCTTGTACTATCTGCACACGGAGTACCCATCTACGATATGGATGTGGTGTGTTTCTTTCATAGGTGTTATGGTTATTTCATTTCTGATTGTTTGTATAGTCCAATTGGTATTTAGAAAATACAGTCGATGGTTGATCGGAAGTTGA
- a CDS encoding bifunctional 2-polyprenyl-6-hydroxyphenol methylase/3-demethylubiquinol 3-O-methyltransferase UbiG, with protein MLTNKELTQFLKQTSVNLSFIDKLKVYYRPLVCPLNTLLSYLKPGEKVFDIGCGSGQFSLLVAHYCKPKKIFGIEISQTLVTNARALLHPYRETLDYTFEYFDGITIPDAINEYDTIFMIDVVHHIPKDGQRAFIKQLYEKMSPGSRLIIKDINAASPLVYFNKFHDLVFAREIGNEWTKQNMLTLLSDLNLTITLYNETRTLLYPHYTIIAQKEPV; from the coding sequence ATGTTGACTAATAAAGAACTTACTCAATTTCTCAAACAGACCTCAGTCAATCTCTCTTTTATAGACAAACTGAAAGTATACTATAGACCGTTAGTATGCCCTCTCAACACGCTACTATCTTATCTCAAACCTGGGGAAAAAGTATTTGACATTGGTTGTGGTTCTGGACAGTTCTCATTGTTAGTCGCACATTACTGCAAACCAAAAAAAATATTTGGAATAGAAATTTCCCAGACATTGGTTACAAATGCTCGGGCTCTACTACACCCCTACCGGGAGACACTAGATTACACATTCGAATACTTTGACGGAATCACCATACCAGATGCCATCAATGAGTACGACACCATTTTCATGATAGATGTCGTTCATCATATCCCTAAAGATGGCCAAAGAGCATTTATCAAGCAGCTTTATGAAAAAATGTCACCAGGAAGTAGACTTATTATAAAAGACATTAATGCAGCATCTCCACTGGTCTATTTCAATAAATTTCACGATTTAGTTTTCGCAAGAGAAATCGGGAATGAATGGACAAAGCAAAATATGCTCACATTATTATCAGACCTCAACCTAACAATTACTCTTTACAATGAAACCAGAACTCTACTCTACCCCCACTATACCATTATTGCCCAAAAAGAACCTGTATAA
- a CDS encoding acyltransferase produces MNKKIAQYFQRRTSGKYIEEIDGLRFFAIFPVLIHHLAERLIRLSETSGQATSLDIMYFEAIPNGKLGVELFFIISGFVISLPLIKNWYTQFPNPIKFDYLKYFLRRLTRLEPPYLLVMLMSFIALSIILTHNPHAFDGTQSLSINSIPLVQSFLVSLVYLHGVVFYTYPRINPPAWSLEIEFQFYILAPILLLGVFYLVKNLPSKKWFIPTLTVAVVLIKLIALNTIPSGKQIFYVMDYIQYFVLGFVLCYLYVSGVFSRYENPITGSIMFLVGIGIFLFTNHLMKDYYPNILKFPLEDRVYITLLSLTKLVGFLTFFMGVFLGGIGRVVTKNTWIATIGGMCYSIYLLHLFILQLGVPLLFQLDILPKGFMFQLIFMSTVLIPVVLICSAIFYVLIEKPCMDHSWPKKLFLWFSSIFSATNSSSKNPIS; encoded by the coding sequence ATGAACAAAAAAATCGCGCAGTATTTCCAAAGAAGAACCTCTGGAAAATATATTGAAGAAATAGATGGCCTTAGGTTCTTTGCCATATTCCCTGTATTGATCCACCACCTAGCAGAGAGGTTAATTCGACTATCAGAGACATCAGGACAGGCTACATCATTAGACATCATGTATTTTGAAGCCATTCCCAACGGAAAGCTTGGTGTAGAATTGTTTTTCATCATTAGTGGTTTTGTGATTTCATTGCCTCTGATCAAAAACTGGTACACCCAATTCCCTAACCCCATCAAGTTTGACTATCTGAAGTATTTTCTACGAAGATTGACACGCCTAGAGCCTCCCTATCTACTCGTAATGTTGATGAGTTTTATAGCCCTGTCTATCATCCTTACTCACAATCCGCACGCCTTCGATGGCACTCAATCTCTGTCTATAAACTCCATTCCTCTCGTCCAGAGTTTTTTGGTCAGCCTAGTCTATTTGCATGGGGTAGTATTCTACACTTATCCAAGAATCAACCCTCCGGCCTGGTCACTTGAGATTGAGTTTCAGTTCTATATACTTGCACCTATCCTTTTACTTGGTGTCTTTTACCTTGTCAAAAACTTGCCTTCCAAAAAATGGTTCATCCCTACTTTAACTGTTGCCGTGGTACTTATTAAACTAATTGCGCTCAATACGATTCCCAGTGGCAAACAAATCTTCTACGTGATGGATTACATCCAATATTTCGTGTTGGGTTTTGTCCTATGTTACCTATACGTTAGTGGAGTTTTTTCGCGGTACGAAAACCCCATCACTGGAAGTATCATGTTTCTAGTTGGTATCGGGATCTTTCTATTTACTAACCATCTGATGAAAGATTACTACCCCAATATCCTTAAATTCCCCTTGGAGGACAGAGTATACATCACTCTTCTCTCATTGACAAAACTTGTGGGATTTCTGACCTTTTTTATGGGCGTATTTCTAGGGGGTATAGGTAGGGTTGTTACGAAAAACACGTGGATTGCCACCATTGGTGGCATGTGTTACTCCATCTACTTGTTACATTTGTTCATCCTACAATTGGGGGTACCTTTACTTTTTCAACTTGACATACTACCTAAAGGATTCATGTTTCAGCTGATTTTTATGTCGACAGTTCTAATCCCTGTTGTACTTATCTGTTCAGCGATATTCTATGTACTGATAGAAAAACCATGCATGGATCATAGCTGGCCCAAAAAACTATTCCTGTGGTTTAGTTCCATATTTAGTGCGACCAATTCTAGTAGTAAAAACCCTATTTCTTAA